One genomic window of Bartonella sp. HY038 includes the following:
- a CDS encoding ABC transporter substrate-binding protein, translating to MMINKLIRTAIIATAFCGVATTVSAKTLVYCSEASPEGFDPALYTSGTTFDASSRPVFNKLVDFVKGTSNIKSGLAERWDISDDGLTYTFHLTKGVKFHTTSYFTPSRDFNADDVIFSFERQWKKDNPWHNYTPGVSWQYFESMEMNTLFKSIDKIDDYTVRFTLNRPEAPFLANMAMPFAVIYSKEYGDKLEKEGKMELMNQQPVGTGPFIFVGYQKDAVIRFKANPDYFQGKQPIDNLVFAITLDPSVRMQKLKANECQIASYPNPNDLPDLKADKNLIVQEQAGLNIAYLAYNTEEAPFNKIEVRQALNKAVNKQAIVDAVFGGAGQVAQNPIPPTMWGFNKNIRPDEYNPEEAKKMLDKAGVKDLSMKIWAMPISRPYMPNGRRTAELIQADYAKVGIKSEIVSMEWGEYLKAGNDKGRDGAFMMGWIGDNGDPDNFMGVLNSCAGVGTNNYARWCNKDFDDLIQRGRTTTDHDERVKIYEEAQEFFNKEAPWLVIANSTVFMPMSNKVKNYIMDPMGSHAFDGVDIED from the coding sequence ATGATGATAAATAAACTTATTCGCACCGCTATTATTGCTACAGCTTTTTGTGGGGTAGCCACCACTGTGTCAGCTAAAACCTTGGTTTATTGCTCTGAAGCCTCGCCTGAAGGTTTTGATCCAGCGCTTTATACATCTGGTACAACTTTTGATGCAAGTAGTCGACCAGTTTTTAATAAATTAGTTGATTTTGTTAAAGGCACCAGCAATATCAAATCTGGCCTTGCGGAAAGATGGGACATTTCTGATGACGGGTTAACTTATACATTTCATCTAACTAAAGGTGTTAAGTTCCATACAACCAGCTATTTTACTCCAAGCCGAGACTTCAATGCCGATGATGTTATTTTCTCTTTTGAGAGGCAATGGAAGAAGGATAATCCATGGCATAATTATACCCCTGGCGTATCGTGGCAATATTTTGAAAGTATGGAAATGAACACATTGTTCAAATCCATCGACAAAATTGATGATTATACGGTGCGTTTTACTTTAAACAGGCCTGAAGCCCCATTTCTTGCTAATATGGCCATGCCCTTCGCAGTTATCTATTCCAAGGAATACGGTGATAAGCTTGAAAAAGAAGGTAAAATGGAATTGATGAATCAACAACCGGTTGGTACAGGGCCATTTATCTTTGTTGGCTATCAAAAGGATGCTGTTATCCGCTTTAAAGCAAATCCTGACTATTTCCAAGGCAAACAACCTATTGATAATTTGGTATTTGCAATCACTCTTGATCCATCTGTTCGTATGCAAAAGCTTAAGGCAAATGAATGCCAAATTGCTTCTTATCCCAATCCTAATGATTTGCCCGATTTAAAGGCTGATAAAAATCTAATTGTACAAGAACAAGCTGGGCTTAATATTGCCTATCTTGCCTATAATACTGAAGAAGCACCTTTTAATAAAATAGAAGTGCGCCAAGCTTTGAATAAAGCAGTCAATAAGCAAGCTATTGTTGATGCTGTGTTTGGTGGTGCAGGTCAAGTTGCACAAAATCCAATTCCACCAACAATGTGGGGTTTTAACAAAAATATTAGACCGGATGAATATAATCCTGAAGAAGCAAAAAAGATGCTAGATAAAGCCGGCGTCAAGGATCTTTCAATGAAGATTTGGGCAATGCCGATATCGCGTCCTTATATGCCAAATGGTCGTAGAACTGCTGAGCTTATTCAGGCAGATTATGCTAAGGTTGGTATCAAAAGTGAAATTGTTTCTATGGAATGGGGGGAATACCTAAAGGCGGGCAATGATAAGGGGCGCGATGGTGCTTTTATGATGGGCTGGATCGGTGATAATGGTGACCCTGATAATTTTATGGGAGTATTAAACTCCTGTGCTGGTGTTGGCACTAATAATTATGCGCGTTGGTGTAATAAGGATTTTGATGATTTGATACAACGTGGTCGCACGACTACGGATCATGATGAGCGTGTTAAAATTTATGAAGAAGCGCAAGAATTCTTTAATAAGGAGGCTCCATGGCTAGTTATTGCCAATTCAACCGTATTTATGCCAATGTCCAACAAGGTTAAAAACTATATCATGGATCCTATGGGGTCGCACGCTTTTGACGGTGTTGATATTGAGGACTAG
- a CDS encoding ABC transporter substrate-binding protein codes for MKILKSTLMATALAASVLAGIVGASAKTLVYCSEASPEGFDPSAYTSGTTFDAAGRASYSRLLEFVVGTSNTEAGLAESWDISDDGLTYTFHLRKGVKFQTTNYFTPSRDMNADDVVFSFERQWKTDNPWFSYTPGILWQYFDSMDMGKLLKSVEKVDDYTVKITLTRPEAPFLANMAMDFASIVSKEYADKLQKDGKMELMNQQPVGTGPFIFVGYQKDAVIRYKANPDYYRGKPAVDNLVFAITLDPSVRMQKLKAGECHIASYPNPNDVAELKADKNLNVQEQAGLNVAYLAYNTEEAPFDKAEVRRALNMAVNKQSIVNAVFGGAGQVAQNPIPPTMWGYNKAIKPDQYNPDEAKKVLAEAGVKDLSMKIWAMPVSRPYMPNARRAAELIQSDFAHIGVKADIVSMEWGEYLKAGNDKGRDGAMIMGWTGDNGDPDNFMGVLNSCVGIGTNNYARWCNKEFEDIILKARISNNHDERVKLYEKAQEVFNREAPWLVIANSTVFMPMSKNVKNYVMDPLGLHRFENVDIEE; via the coding sequence ATGAAAATTTTGAAATCTACTTTAATGGCAACGGCTTTAGCTGCATCGGTATTAGCTGGCATTGTCGGTGCTTCAGCTAAAACTCTTGTTTATTGCTCAGAGGCATCGCCTGAAGGCTTTGATCCTTCCGCCTATACATCTGGTACAACATTTGATGCTGCAGGACGTGCATCCTATAGTCGTTTGCTTGAATTTGTGGTTGGCACTAGCAATACTGAGGCTGGTTTGGCTGAAAGTTGGGATATTTCGGATGACGGCTTAACTTATACATTTCATCTGCGTAAAGGTGTAAAGTTCCAAACTACTAATTATTTTACCCCTAGTCGCGATATGAATGCTGACGATGTGGTGTTTTCTTTTGAAAGGCAATGGAAAACAGATAACCCTTGGTTTAGTTATACGCCGGGTATCCTTTGGCAATATTTCGATAGTATGGATATGGGCAAACTTTTAAAATCAGTTGAAAAGGTTGATGATTATACTGTAAAAATTACTTTAACGCGACCTGAAGCACCATTCCTTGCTAATATGGCTATGGATTTTGCGTCGATTGTTTCAAAAGAATATGCCGATAAATTGCAAAAAGATGGTAAGATGGAGCTGATGAACCAGCAACCGGTTGGCACAGGGCCATTTATTTTTGTTGGCTATCAAAAAGATGCGGTTATTCGTTATAAGGCAAACCCTGATTATTATCGTGGTAAACCAGCCGTTGATAATTTAGTTTTTGCGATCACTCTTGATCCATCAGTTCGTATGCAAAAATTAAAAGCAGGTGAATGTCATATTGCATCATATCCCAACCCCAATGATGTTGCTGAATTGAAAGCAGATAAAAATCTCAATGTACAAGAGCAAGCGGGTCTTAACGTTGCTTATCTTGCCTATAATACTGAAGAAGCACCTTTTGATAAAGCGGAAGTGCGCCGCGCTTTAAACATGGCAGTTAATAAGCAAAGTATTGTTAATGCGGTTTTTGGTGGTGCAGGGCAGGTTGCACAAAATCCAATCCCGCCAACAATGTGGGGGTATAATAAAGCTATTAAACCAGACCAATATAATCCTGATGAAGCCAAAAAGGTACTTGCAGAAGCCGGGGTAAAAGATCTTTCAATGAAAATTTGGGCGATGCCAGTTTCGCGCCCTTATATGCCTAATGCTAGGCGCGCCGCCGAACTCATCCAGTCAGATTTTGCTCATATTGGTGTAAAAGCTGATATTGTGTCGATGGAATGGGGGGAATATCTAAAAGCGGGCAATGATAAGGGGCGCGATGGTGCCATGATTATGGGCTGGACAGGCGACAATGGCGATCCTGATAATTTCATGGGGGTGCTTAATTCTTGTGTCGGCATTGGTACCAATAATTATGCGCGTTGGTGCAATAAGGAGTTTGAAGATATCATTTTAAAAGCTCGCATCAGTAATAATCATGATGAGCGGGTAAAGCTTTATGAAAAAGCACAAGAGGTGTTTAATAGAGAGGCACCATGGCTCGTCATTGCTAATTCTACTGTCTTTATGCCAATGTCCAAAAATGTTAAAAACTATGTTATGGACCCGCTAGGGCTTCATCGTTTTGAAAATGTTGATATTGAAGAATGA